A genome region from Geminicoccus roseus DSM 18922 includes the following:
- a CDS encoding YjbE family putative metal transport protein (Members of this highly hydrophobic protein family,regularly are found preceded by the yybP-ykoY manganese riboswitch (see RF00080). A metal cation transport function is proposed.), translated as MPENFIAEFYVFFTIVLIDVALAGDNAVVVGQLASGLPSEQKRRAILLGVVLALVFRVAFALVAVQLLQIIGLLLAGGLLLLWVSYKMYRELREGSQADNPDAPPGSVGRKTFAAAAFQIAVADVSMSLDNVLAVAGVARDHMTALIFGLVLSIALMGVAANFIARWMEKHRWMAWVGLLIILFVALKMTYEGGHEVLAAL; from the coding sequence ATGCCAGAGAATTTCATCGCAGAGTTCTATGTGTTCTTCACGATCGTGCTGATCGACGTGGCGCTGGCCGGCGACAACGCAGTCGTGGTGGGCCAGCTCGCGTCGGGACTGCCGAGTGAGCAAAAGCGGCGCGCGATCCTGCTGGGCGTGGTCTTGGCGCTGGTGTTCCGCGTCGCCTTCGCCCTGGTCGCCGTCCAGCTCCTGCAGATCATCGGCCTGCTCCTGGCAGGCGGGCTCCTGCTGCTCTGGGTCTCCTACAAGATGTACCGCGAGCTGCGCGAGGGCAGCCAGGCCGACAATCCCGACGCTCCCCCCGGCTCGGTCGGCCGCAAGACTTTCGCCGCCGCGGCCTTCCAGATCGCGGTCGCCGACGTCTCGATGTCCCTGGACAACGTGCTGGCGGTGGCGGGCGTCGCCCGAGACCACATGACCGCGCTGATCTTCGGCCTGGTCCTGTCGATCGCCCTGATGGGCGTGGCCGCCAACTTCATCGCGCGCTGGATGGAAAAGCATCGCTGGATGGCCTGGGTGGGCCTCCTGATCATCCTGTTCGTCGCCCTGAAGATGACCTACGAGGGCGGCCACGAGGTGCTGGCCGCGCTCTGA
- a CDS encoding HugZ family pyridoxamine 5'-phosphate oxidase — translation MSPNDLAPAPPGQLIRDLMRRQLKVAIGTSQAGQDGFPYVSLAIVAVGHDVAPLLLLSDLADHTRNLAADPRISLLFDGTAGLASPLTGARATVQGKAARIDDKLLLDRFVRRHPDAAVYAGFRDFSLFRVEVAEAHLVAGFGRIFWVEAADILFDVRECEALAAAEARMVEHMNADHADAVQLYARHLGAAGEGWTMTGIDPEGADLRREGQLIRVPFERLVRDAAEARGELVRLVGVARAAQGAGSP, via the coding sequence ATGAGCCCGAACGACTTGGCCCCGGCGCCGCCCGGCCAGCTGATCCGCGACCTGATGCGCCGGCAGCTGAAGGTCGCGATCGGCACCAGCCAGGCCGGCCAGGACGGCTTTCCCTACGTGTCGCTGGCGATCGTCGCGGTCGGCCACGATGTGGCCCCGCTCCTCCTGCTTTCGGACCTGGCCGACCACACCCGCAACCTCGCGGCCGACCCGCGCATCTCGCTCCTGTTCGATGGCACCGCCGGGCTGGCTTCGCCTTTGACCGGTGCGCGCGCCACCGTCCAGGGCAAAGCGGCCCGCATTGACGACAAGCTGCTGCTGGACCGCTTCGTCCGGCGCCATCCGGACGCGGCGGTCTATGCGGGCTTCAGGGATTTCAGCCTGTTCCGCGTCGAGGTCGCCGAGGCGCACCTGGTCGCCGGCTTTGGCCGGATCTTCTGGGTAGAGGCCGCCGACATCCTGTTTGATGTCCGGGAATGCGAGGCGCTGGCGGCCGCCGAGGCGCGGATGGTCGAGCACATGAACGCGGACCATGCCGACGCGGTGCAACTCTACGCCCGCCATCTGGGCGCCGCCGGCGAGGGCTGGACGATGACCGGGATCGATCCCGAGGGCGCCGACCTGCGCCGGGAGGGCCAGCTGATCCGGGTTCCGTTCGAGCGGCTGGTCCGCGACGCCGCAGAGGCGCGCGGGGAACTGGTGCGGCTGGTCGGCGTGGCCCGGGCGGCGCAGGGCGCCGGATCGCCGTGA
- a CDS encoding MBL fold metallo-hydrolase, which yields MLQRYLMEVPEPGVPVQLVDGIFWLRLRLPFALDHVNLWILDDGDGWTLVDTGLGDAPTKAIWDSLLGGFLAGRPVRRILATHFHPDHAGNVGSLVGRTGAELLMSRTEWLTARMLALDTSEDFVESGHRFDLACALPGDLRAHRASRGNYYRRNVDPVPYGFTRLKGGDRLRLAGSEFQVIIGEGHSPEQVTLFSAERNLLIAADQVLPSISPNVAVWPSEPHGDPLGGFQASFERYAGIGDEALVLPSHKTPFTGVQARIAQLQSHHQERLEATLAACATSRTAAQVMLALFPRALDIHQVGFALGETLAHLNRLVESGAIRRTMSRDGVNLYRAA from the coding sequence GTGCTGCAGCGTTATCTGATGGAGGTGCCCGAGCCGGGCGTTCCGGTCCAGCTGGTGGACGGCATCTTCTGGCTGCGTCTCCGGCTGCCCTTCGCCCTGGACCACGTCAACCTGTGGATCCTGGACGACGGTGACGGCTGGACCCTGGTGGATACCGGCTTGGGCGACGCGCCCACCAAGGCGATCTGGGACAGCCTGCTGGGCGGCTTCCTGGCCGGGCGGCCGGTCCGCCGGATCCTCGCCACCCATTTCCATCCCGACCATGCCGGCAATGTCGGCTCCCTGGTCGGCCGGACCGGTGCGGAGCTCCTGATGAGCCGCACCGAATGGCTGACCGCGCGGATGCTGGCGCTGGACACCAGCGAGGACTTTGTCGAGAGCGGGCACCGCTTCGACCTGGCCTGTGCTTTACCCGGGGACCTGCGGGCGCACCGGGCGTCGCGGGGCAACTACTATCGCCGCAATGTCGACCCGGTGCCATATGGCTTCACGCGCCTGAAGGGCGGCGATCGGCTGCGGCTGGCGGGCTCGGAGTTCCAGGTGATCATCGGCGAGGGGCACAGCCCGGAGCAGGTCACGCTGTTCTCAGCCGAACGCAACCTGCTGATCGCCGCCGACCAGGTGCTGCCCTCGATCTCGCCCAATGTCGCGGTCTGGCCGTCCGAGCCGCATGGCGACCCGCTGGGCGGCTTCCAGGCCTCGTTCGAGCGCTATGCCGGGATCGGCGACGAGGCGCTGGTGCTGCCCTCGCACAAGACCCCGTTCACCGGCGTGCAGGCCCGGATCGCGCAGCTGCAAAGCCATCACCAGGAGCGGCTGGAGGCGACGCTTGCAGCCTGCGCCACCTCGCGAACCGCCGCCCAGGTCATGCTTGCCTTGTTTCCCCGCGCCCTGGACATCCACCAGGTCGGCTTCGCCCTGGGCGAGACCCTGGCGCACCTGAACCGGCTGGTCGAGAGCGGCGCCATCCGGCGCACCATGTCCCGGGACGGGGTGAACCTCTACCGGGCCGCCTGA